GGGCTCCCTCACCGTATTCTTCGTTGGCTCCATCCTCCTAACGGTCCCCGTTTACGACCGCCTTGTCGTCCCGACCGTCCGCCGCTTGACCCACAATCCCCACGGCCTCACCCCTCTCCAGCGCATCTTCGTCGGTCTCGTCGTCTCCATCATCGCCATGGTCGCTGCCGCCCTCACCGAGCGCAAGCGCCTCCATGCCGTCCACGAAGGTACCTACGGACATTACGTAACGATTCAAACCGATGCCTCTTTTTATAGGAACGGTGTTTTAAtcatttatattcaacaggCGCCCCGACCTTGAGTGTGTTCTGGCTGGTCCCGCAATTCTTTCTGGTGGGCGCCGGCGAGGCGTTCACTTACATCGGCCAACTGGACTTCTTCCTAAGAGAGTGCCCGAAAGGGATGAAGACGATGAGCACGGGGCTGTTCCTCAGCACGCTATCGCTCGGCTTCTTCCTCAGCTCGGCCCTGGTGAGCATAGTTCACGCCGTGACTGGCGAGAGCGGTAAAGGCGCGTGGCTCGCCGATAACCTCGACGACGGCAAGCTCTACAACTTCTATTGGCTTCTCGCCGTCCTGAGCGTAATAAATCTCGGTTTCTTCTTGCTGTCGGCCAAGGGGTACATCTACAAGGAGAAGCTGATTGGGGCCGACGGCGCGGAATTGGAGGAAGATGCCTTTTGTCATGCATAAATGTAATCTTTATCTTTATGTGTGTCTTTCTCTACGTAATTTTAACTAATCAAGAGTAATTCTAGCTGTAACGTATCATTGCCTTGTAGAAGTAGTTTGTGGTGTGATCCGCTGTAATCCGTtcataaagttaaaattttgggCGCgcatgtttttttctttttttttggtttattattattttcgttGATTGTTGATCAAAAGATGTGCCTTTTGGTTCAATAACCGTGAAGGACAGTTACAAGTTACAACACACGCAAGAGTGTCAAAATTGGGAACCGTCCCCCACCCACATTTTGCAACTTTACAACCTTTTAACTAACTCCACTTCAAATCCAACCAACAATTGAAGGGGATTAGCCATGGAACGGCCTTTCACAGTGCTCGAGAAGAAATTGGCCGAATTGGAATCTCAACTCACCGAACTACTCGTCGGCTCGGCCGACGACGAGAGCCCCGACGGGACGGCCTGCTGCCGGCAAAGTGCCTTCAAGGAGGCGCGCCCGCGAATTGAGTTTCTCAAAACACTTCTTGCCGCCGAGAAGGAATGCCATCCTTGCGAGGGGCCGGTGCACCTCGCACACATAGAGGAGAGGCTGGCGGCCGTTGATGGCGCCTTTCGCAAGTGGGTCGATTGCGTCGTCACCCCGGAAGTCGACTTCCGCGAGCTCTTGGTGTGTTCCTGCACCGATGCTTGCTTTAGCGAGGAAGGGATGGAAGAAGACGATAGCGTGAGAGAGGAAGCCGAGTGTTTCGTTCCGCCGATGAGCAAGGATGTCGAGATTTTAGAATTAGGAGGAGGTGAGAGGGACGAGAGAGAAAGcgaaaaagaagagaggaagCATTGGGGGTTTTACTGCAGGCATTTGGGTTTTCTCAGcattgcagcagcagcagcggcggcggcgatcggtCATATAGCCATGAAGTTTGGTAGTGTAGAAGAGGATGTTTTTCTTGTCCCAACCTGAGATAGTTTCCCTGAGTAGTTTTGAATTCTATTAATCTTCGGAGTTATTATTTTGACTAAGGTATCTGAAACTTTGTTACAGTGTAAATCGTTTCTATTCTCAGCGAATGAAGTAACAATGAAGAGAGTTGATCTACATCAGGTTTGGACTATGCACCACACTTCCTATTTTTCTTCTGAAAAACTTAGGAACCTTCTAATCAGGATATTGAACAAAGAAAATAACAGGATTTTCATCAGCATCGTCTAGCAGGAATATGGATATTGCTGTAACTGAACGTAGAACAATAGGAAGGATTTAAATTCTATGCACTGCGGATCATTCAAAAGAATTTCATACACAAaaaatctggaaaaaaaaaaaactagcaatACACACAAACAATCCTTTAATTTGACAGCAAGATTAAGCACAAAACCTATTACTTTTCTGTTACTTTTTTCTATTACTTCTTATCTCTTCACTTCCTTCTCAATAGAGGAGGAACAATCTGGCTtcacaaagaaaagaaaagaaaaaaaacaaatggggGTATACTTCCAGTGTAATCTGTGTGTGTAAATGCTGCTACATTTTCTTTATCAAGTACCCAAAGAGGATGCCTAGCATCAGCACAATCACCACGAACGTGACAGAGTAACCTCGACGAACTCTTGCTCTTTCTTTTCTCAGCAGTCCCTGTAACAGAAGTTCACAAAAATCCAATGTTCAtgaattgttaaaaaataataataatacaaaaaaaaacagaggttgagggggaaaaaagaaaaaaggaaccaaaacaaaacaaaacaaaacaaaacaagagCTCTGTGACCGCCAACCCTAGTTTATTAGAGCGCAATCGTAGTATATCAAGAACAGTAAAAACAACGAAACATGGAACTCCAATAAATTCTACTCATTCTGGCAATCATTGGACTTTAAATGTCTCCTGAAACAAAAACTTCGAAAAAATGACAATTTCAACCTACATAAAATTTCAATCACTTAATAGCACAGTGATATTATAGCTACAATAAAGGGCCATTTTTTTCCACATCGGGGACTCACAAGAgaatatacacatatgtattTATTCTTAATATGAAAAGCccaataaaaaaagaacaagcCATCCAGAAAGTCTAAAATCACAAAATGAGAttatactaaatttattaaCAACCTTTCATTTTGTATCTGAAGATAACTCTAGGAGAACGAAGGATGAAAGAAGTTAATCATAGAAAAGTGAATCATACCAGCTGTTGCCGCAGTTTCTGATTTTGCTCAATGGCATCTGCTTTCTCTTGTGTCAGCTTTGCTATAAGCGGTAGTGCCTAGAGAATCGAAAAGTTGGAAAAATGTTATTGCCAGGTATATCGACATATTTGTACCTATACCCACATGGATATTTTCGTGTGCATTTAACACCAAACCTTCAGTATATTAGACATCAAAGTTCTGTAAGATATAGCGGCATGTCATACAAATCCTGTAGACTCCTAGTTTGGATTAGAGAAGCATCATATCATGTAACTCCATAGCTTACAACAGATATTTACTCAATCATTTGACAAGTTCGTCACGAATATTCACCTACTCAACTTAAAATTCATAAGGAGAAAAACATCTCAGCATCTAATCTGTAGTACTCAACAGGTATATCTCCAAATCTTGATACATCAGGTGAAACTCCTGACATTATTCAATGGCTATCAGTGGTTAAAGATGCCTTCACATAATATGCATCCATCACATATACTGATCATGCTATCCGTAAATgcattgaaataataataatggctaTTAGATTTACTGGAATGGCATGTAGCTATTTACTCGAAAGTTGTCTTCCTATGTTCCACTTTTAATAACCCGTGACAGATAAACAAATGCTACAATAAAGATTGTGTGCGGCGGTACTAGAGAGGGTGGGTACTGTGGCGGTACCATACTGAAATCTTCCAAGCTGAATCTTGCCATAATTCACAAATAGGCAGCCACTAAATGTCATGACAAAGGTCTAATGCTAACATCATTATGTGAATCAAACTAGCATAAGCAAAACTGACACAAAGACATTGCTTTACCTAATCTATATTATTTCTTATGTTGTACAATAAGTTTTGTAGATGTATGAGACCGCTATGTTTCGCCTCCAACTGAcaaatttattactataataAAACCAAAAGCATCGTAGATGCATGTAAGAATTTCTTAAAAGGTACAACAAATATAAGATCAAATATTCACCTCTGAAGTCTTTTCCACGGAGGCTCCTTCCTGGAACTTTACAGcctgaaattaaataaatagacTTGAGTATGCATCCCAAGAAcaaacaaagaagaaagaaaaaggaactaACAAGTATTACTGAAACTTTGTTCAGAAAACAAATATGAGAGAAATAAGGTGGAAGCAGAACACAACAAAAACTACATACACTATCAAACATGGATGAACTTTGTGCCTCGTCTAACATAGATGATGTCGGAGAAGATTCTTCTTCCACTTCCTCCGGGACTGGCGACGGAGGATTAGCAGGAATATAAACTACTCGCAGCTTAAACTCCTCGACAACCTTACCCGGTGCTTTATTGAacttagggggaaaaaaaaaaaacagaaatgtTACACTgaaaatacatcaaaataatGCAAATCACTATGAAGAGTAAAATTACAGAATATATATCAAACCTACCATCTCGGAGACGACCTCCCTGTTTGTTGCACCATCCTCAGCCACAGCACTCTGCACAAGGAATTTATCTTTGCAATGGTAGTCGGGCGGAATTTCCTTCTGTGCTTGCATTGTAACTGTCACGAAGAAAACAAGAATCGAGATCCAGCGAACATACGTACGTAACTAATCAATGACCGTGCAAAACTTGATCAAATTGGAGAATTGCGcttttatagtattaaaaagAATCTCACTGGTGACATTGCATGTAGTTCCGGGCGAAATAATTCCATTGTTCGGGCGCACAGAATACTTCTTTGGGTTAGTTGTTTTAATCTGAAAAGATAGCATATCGGCATATACGAAATCGACAATGAAAGAACAAATTTAAGAAATATAGTTGTAattctaaagagagaaagcttaCAGGATATTAAATAGgaaccccaaaaaataaaaaaatcaccTTGAAAGCTACACACTGATCGGTCTTGTTGGTCAGCTGCATGCAACAAGAACTCTGCCTTCTGAGCTCAACTTCTCACGACGAACAGTTGGTGATCATAATACACAAATTTATCATCAGTAAAACTAGTTCAagatattctatatatataatataaaacaaaaaaaacaattagAGTTAAGGTGTAGGTAATTTCCAATTGATTAAACATGCCATCTAATATCATCTACAACAGATCACAGCTCACAGATCGATTGGATAACCAATACCCAACAGAGAAAAGCATCTAAAATCTCTGAACCAACACCAATCTCACCACTCCCACGAATCCCCAAATCCCAAAACCCGCCACAGCGCAtcaaaatttgatcttttaCCGATTTCTAGAACTCAATCCGCGACATCATGGCGAAAAAACAGATGGGACATCGACAAATGCATCAAAAAGGAAGACCTTTTTCACGACAACTTCAGGAAAAGGGGTGGGGGGGTGTGGGGGAGAAATCGACTCACAAGGGATCTTGAGCTCCGAGGGTTGGACTTTGAGAAGAGTATTGCTCATGATCGCGAGACCGAATTGCTTCTTTTAATCGCGCATAAACGGGGAAAGAAGCCGAAGATCGACGCGACGACGAAGACGACGGGGAGAAATGattctttcctctctctcaatGTTTCGTGCTCGGTTGAGCAAAGAATtaactaataataaattaattaataatccgATGGGGTGGGTGATCAGCAATCACACGACACACGGAGACGAGAGAAGGAGAGGGGCAGGAAAGGTACGATGACTTCGCCTTTTCGCTTTCTTTTACTCTCTCCGTACTCGGAATTCGCCGTTACGTgatcaaattattcttttattatatatatttggataTAAGCTGTTCATGGTTTGTTAAGCTTTTGCAGTAAATAAAAACTCGAATTACCGATAGTAAAGATATTTGTTAATGATTAGTATGGAAGATCTCAAATTTATAAAGTCGGTtcttacttaaaaaaaaaaaaaaaaaaaaaaaaaaaaaactccaattAGGCCTCGGGCCAAAAATAGAGCCCAAGGGGCCGAAAGTTACTATTTTCCATGGCCTTTGGGCGGGCCACAGTACAATATGTCTGATAATGGAAAAAATTTGCacctaataaattaatattgtaacataatataataataataatatatttgtgcAACAGAAGAATTCATGATTGAATcataatcaattttattttatgttctaAAACCAACTATCCACGCCACAAGATACACAATTGCTGTTAGTATTTTGGTAGCCTAACACTGCAATTCCCTCAGCAGCTTTTTTTACTGTTGGTGGAACCTTTCTGGATGAGAGAATGGTTAGGCAGCCAGCCAGTCATAATCTATAGTTCTATACGGGAAAGACATGAACTTTGTCAATTCCGAGGAGAATAAGCAAAAATCACAAGCAACAACAGGTATTAAACAAACATTGGAGTATGAAATTAAGGAAGTTATCAGAGGTGATATGCACCACAATCTCAGGAAGAAAGTATCTAAGTTATCACCTTATATTTCCATAGTAACGCCCTCTTTTTGCACAAACCAATTTCGATTTTGTTATATCCTTGACCAGAAGGAAAGTGTAGCATCTAAACAAGGAACTACTCCCAGAATGTCGCAAACGATTAATGGACCAAC
This genomic window from Ananas comosus cultivar F153 linkage group 3, ASM154086v1, whole genome shotgun sequence contains:
- the LOC109708256 gene encoding vesicle-associated protein 1-3-like isoform X2 — encoded protein: MQLTNKTDQCVAFKIKTTNPKKYSVRPNNGIISPGTTCNVTITMQAQKEIPPDYHCKDKFLVQSAVAEDGATNREVVSEMFNKAPGKVVEEFKLRVVYIPANPPSPVPEEVEEESSPTSSMLDEAQSSSMFDSAVKFQEGASVEKTSEALPLIAKLTQEKADAIEQNQKLRQQLGLLRKERARVRRGYSVTFVVIVLMLGILFGYLIKKM
- the LOC109708256 gene encoding vesicle-associated protein 1-3-like isoform X1, which gives rise to MSNTLLKVQPSELKIPFELRRQSSCCMQLTNKTDQCVAFKIKTTNPKKYSVRPNNGIISPGTTCNVTITMQAQKEIPPDYHCKDKFLVQSAVAEDGATNREVVSEMFNKAPGKVVEEFKLRVVYIPANPPSPVPEEVEEESSPTSSMLDEAQSSSMFDSAVKFQEGASVEKTSEALPLIAKLTQEKADAIEQNQKLRQQLGLLRKERARVRRGYSVTFVVIVLMLGILFGYLIKKM